The following proteins come from a genomic window of Aequorivita marisscotiae:
- a CDS encoding NADP-dependent isocitrate dehydrogenase → MTNSSKIIYTKTDEAPALATHSFLPIVEAFTSTANIKLESRDISLAARILAVFPEFLTEDQRVSDDLAELGELAKTPEANIIKLPNISASIPQLNEAIAELQKKGFKIPNYPEDPKTTEEKEIKLKYDKVKGSAVNPVLREGNSDRRAPKAVKNYAKKHPHSMGAWSSDSKSHVATMQDGDFFHNEKSLTLSADDELQIVLVEKDGNKITLKENLKVLKGEIIDATVMSKKALVSFLEDQVKDATEKKVLFSIHLKATMMKVSDPIIFGYAVKVYFEDLFKKYADTFKKLGVDANNGLGDLENKLSELSKNERDAILQDIQKIMSENADLAMVNSDKGITNLHVPSDVIVDASMPAMIRNSGQMWGPDGKSHDTKAVIPDSSYAGVFETTIEFCKKHGAFDPTTMGTVPNVGLMAQKAEEYGSHDKTFEIPADGIVQVIDNSGKVIIKHTVEKGDIWRMCQVKDLPIQDWVKLAVNRAQATGYPAIFWLDENRAHDAELIKKTNKYLPEHDTAGLTIKILSPEKATEYTLERVKAGQNTISVTGNVLRDYLTDLFPILELGTSAKMLSIVPLMNGGGLFETGAGGSAPKHVEQFLEQNHLRWDSLGEFLALAVSLEHLGTKYNNPKAIVLADALDEATEKYLENSKSPSRNVNEIDNRGSHFYLAMYWADALSKQSKDEDLKTIFTPVAQKLMENEAKINEELIAAQGDKVAIGGYYEPTEKLVFETMRPSKTFNTILTGLK, encoded by the coding sequence ATGACAAATTCTTCAAAAATTATATATACCAAAACCGACGAAGCGCCGGCTTTGGCCACCCACTCATTTTTGCCCATTGTTGAAGCTTTTACTTCTACTGCAAACATAAAGTTAGAAAGTCGCGACATTTCGCTTGCAGCAAGAATTTTAGCAGTTTTTCCAGAATTCCTAACGGAAGACCAACGCGTATCGGACGATTTGGCCGAGCTGGGCGAATTGGCAAAAACGCCCGAAGCCAACATTATTAAACTTCCGAATATAAGTGCTTCCATTCCACAGTTAAATGAAGCTATCGCCGAACTTCAAAAAAAAGGATTTAAAATTCCAAATTACCCAGAGGATCCTAAAACCACTGAAGAAAAAGAAATAAAATTAAAATACGACAAAGTAAAAGGAAGTGCCGTAAATCCAGTACTTCGCGAAGGCAATAGCGATCGCCGAGCACCAAAAGCGGTAAAAAATTACGCTAAAAAACACCCGCACAGTATGGGCGCGTGGAGCAGCGACAGTAAAAGCCACGTGGCAACTATGCAAGACGGCGATTTTTTCCACAATGAAAAGTCGCTTACTCTCAGCGCAGACGACGAGTTACAGATTGTTTTGGTTGAAAAGGACGGAAATAAAATAACTTTAAAGGAAAATCTCAAAGTTTTAAAGGGCGAAATTATCGATGCAACGGTAATGAGCAAAAAAGCATTGGTTTCCTTTTTGGAAGATCAGGTAAAGGATGCCACAGAAAAGAAAGTATTGTTTTCAATACATTTAAAAGCAACGATGATGAAAGTGAGCGACCCAATAATTTTTGGTTACGCTGTAAAAGTATATTTTGAAGATTTGTTTAAAAAATACGCAGATACATTCAAAAAATTGGGCGTTGACGCTAACAATGGCTTGGGCGATTTGGAAAACAAACTCTCCGAATTAAGTAAAAATGAACGCGATGCCATTCTTCAAGACATTCAAAAAATAATGTCCGAAAATGCAGATTTGGCAATGGTTAATAGCGATAAAGGTATTACTAATTTGCACGTTCCAAGCGACGTAATAGTAGATGCATCAATGCCTGCAATGATTCGCAATTCTGGGCAAATGTGGGGTCCTGACGGAAAAAGCCACGATACCAAAGCTGTAATTCCAGATAGTAGTTACGCAGGAGTTTTTGAAACCACTATTGAATTCTGCAAAAAACACGGAGCTTTTGATCCTACCACTATGGGCACCGTACCAAATGTAGGTTTAATGGCGCAAAAAGCCGAAGAATACGGAAGCCACGACAAAACTTTTGAAATTCCAGCAGATGGAATAGTTCAGGTTATAGACAATTCCGGAAAGGTGATAATTAAACACACCGTTGAAAAGGGTGATATTTGGAGAATGTGCCAAGTAAAAGATCTACCTATACAAGATTGGGTTAAGTTAGCGGTAAATCGCGCCCAAGCAACCGGCTATCCCGCAATTTTCTGGTTGGACGAAAACCGTGCCCACGATGCCGAACTCATCAAAAAAACAAACAAGTATTTACCCGAACACGATACTGCTGGGTTAACAATAAAAATTCTTTCCCCTGAAAAAGCTACTGAATATACATTAGAACGCGTAAAAGCCGGACAAAATACTATTTCGGTTACCGGTAACGTTTTACGCGACTATTTAACGGATCTTTTTCCTATTTTGGAATTAGGTACCAGTGCAAAAATGCTTTCAATAGTTCCCTTAATGAATGGTGGAGGTTTATTTGAAACTGGCGCAGGAGGTTCTGCTCCAAAACACGTTGAACAATTTTTAGAACAAAACCATTTACGCTGGGACTCTTTGGGCGAGTTTCTGGCTTTAGCAGTTTCTTTGGAACATTTGGGCACAAAATACAATAACCCTAAGGCAATTGTTTTAGCAGATGCCTTAGATGAAGCCACCGAAAAATATCTCGAAAACAGCAAATCGCCTTCACGAAATGTAAATGAAATAGATAACCGTGGAAGTCATTTTTATTTAGCTATGTATTGGGCAGACGCACTTTCAAAGCAAAGTAAAGACGAAGATTTAAAGACCATCTTTACTCCCGTTGCACAAAAATTAATGGAAAACGAGGCCAAGATAAACGAGGAATTAATCGCAGCTCAAGGTGATAAAGTAGCCATTGGGGGGTATTACGAACCAACTGAAAAACTGGTTTTTGAAACCATGCGACCCAGCAAAACATTTAATACAATACTTACCGGATTAAAATAA
- a CDS encoding TonB-dependent receptor produces the protein MKKIFTLLLLFVSIAAFAQEKFTISGTILEAESGETLFGVNVIIPSIQAGTATNQYGYYSITLPKGNYKIYYSSIGFETQIVDVSLTENIKKDLALTTDSQSLDEVVIEANAERLNVRSSQMSKNTLSTTTIKKIPVVLGEVDVIKAITLLPGVTSAGEGASGFNVRGGAADQNLILLDEATLYNSSHLFGFFSVFNPDAIKDLTLYKGGIPARYGGRISSVLDIYQKDGNKKNYHASGGIGLVASRLLLEGPIKKDTASFLIGGRSSYAHLFLPLFNNDNIAYFYDLNTKLSYNLNENNRLFLSGYFGRDVFEISDSFANSFGNTTLNLRWNHLFSSKLFSNLSLIYSDYYYGLELKFVEFDFYSGIRNFNVKYDFTHYISNNVDLRYGVNSIYYKFNPGDVTPTTEDSGINPFKLTDKYAWENAAYVDAEINLSDKISVQAGLRLSNFNRLGQDELFLYQDNNPIIYNENLDIYQKAKPIDTVSFSRSETIKSFANLEPRFAISYLLNDNASIKASYNRMAQYIHLISNTTSPTPFDIYAPSGKYIEPQLADQVALGYFRNFKNYSLEVETFYKKVQNRLDYVDDADLIANNAIEQILLNGEARAYGLEVLFKKNTGKLQGWIAYTLSKSEQRTPGRSAIETGINNGEWYNSAWDKTHDISITGQYELTNKWSFGTNFIFQTGIPTTYPEGQYSYNGVVVPVYEARNKSRLSTFNRLDLSATWTPKPESTKRWKGEWVFSIYNVYNRKNAASISFRENTDIRQNEAVRLSIFGIIPSVTYNFKF, from the coding sequence TTGAAAAAAATATTCACTTTGTTGCTTTTGTTCGTAAGTATAGCTGCTTTCGCACAAGAAAAATTTACCATCAGCGGCACTATTTTGGAAGCCGAATCAGGCGAAACACTGTTTGGGGTAAACGTAATTATCCCTTCCATACAAGCGGGAACGGCAACCAATCAATATGGGTATTATTCAATTACACTTCCAAAAGGCAACTACAAAATTTATTACAGCAGCATTGGTTTTGAAACCCAAATTGTTGACGTTTCACTTACCGAAAACATCAAAAAAGATTTAGCGCTTACCACAGATTCCCAAAGTTTAGACGAAGTAGTTATTGAGGCAAATGCCGAAAGACTCAACGTGCGAAGCTCTCAAATGAGTAAAAATACGCTTTCAACAACAACCATTAAAAAAATCCCCGTGGTATTAGGCGAAGTTGATGTTATTAAAGCAATTACGCTACTTCCGGGTGTTACTAGTGCCGGCGAAGGCGCTAGCGGATTTAACGTTCGTGGCGGTGCGGCAGACCAAAATTTAATTTTACTAGACGAAGCAACCCTCTATAATTCTTCGCATTTATTTGGTTTTTTTTCGGTATTTAATCCGGATGCCATCAAGGATTTAACCCTTTACAAAGGAGGAATTCCCGCAAGATATGGCGGTCGGATTTCTTCGGTTTTAGATATTTATCAAAAAGACGGCAACAAAAAAAACTATCACGCCAGCGGTGGTATTGGGCTGGTGGCAAGCCGTTTACTTTTGGAAGGTCCCATTAAAAAAGACACTGCATCATTTTTAATAGGCGGCCGAAGTAGTTATGCGCACTTATTTCTTCCTTTATTCAACAATGATAATATTGCTTATTTTTATGATTTAAATACAAAGTTAAGTTACAATCTCAACGAAAATAACCGTTTATTTTTATCGGGTTATTTTGGAAGAGATGTTTTTGAAATCTCAGACAGTTTCGCGAATAGTTTTGGCAACACAACATTAAATCTTCGTTGGAACCATCTCTTTTCAAGTAAATTGTTTTCAAATCTATCCCTAATTTATTCGGATTATTACTACGGTTTAGAGCTGAAATTTGTAGAATTTGATTTTTACAGTGGTATTCGAAATTTCAATGTAAAGTATGATTTTACGCATTATATATCAAACAACGTAGATTTACGCTATGGCGTCAACAGTATTTACTACAAATTTAATCCGGGCGATGTAACGCCAACCACGGAAGATTCCGGAATCAACCCTTTTAAACTAACAGATAAATATGCTTGGGAAAATGCGGCCTATGTTGATGCTGAAATTAATCTGTCTGATAAAATTTCGGTCCAAGCGGGGCTTCGATTGTCAAACTTTAACCGGTTGGGGCAGGATGAACTGTTTCTGTACCAAGATAACAATCCGATAATATATAACGAAAATCTTGATATTTATCAAAAAGCCAAACCCATAGACACCGTTTCATTCAGTAGAAGTGAAACCATAAAATCCTTCGCCAATTTAGAGCCTCGCTTCGCTATTTCCTATTTGTTGAACGATAACGCTTCCATTAAGGCCAGCTACAACCGTATGGCGCAGTATATTCACTTAATCAGTAATACCACTTCGCCTACCCCTTTTGATATTTATGCCCCCAGTGGAAAATATATTGAGCCGCAACTGGCAGATCAAGTAGCATTGGGGTATTTTAGAAATTTTAAAAACTATTCCTTAGAAGTAGAAACCTTTTACAAAAAGGTACAAAACCGTTTGGATTATGTAGATGATGCAGATTTAATTGCCAACAATGCTATAGAGCAAATTTTGCTCAATGGCGAAGCACGGGCATATGGTCTTGAAGTGCTTTTTAAAAAAAATACTGGCAAATTACAGGGTTGGATTGCCTACACTCTTTCTAAAAGTGAGCAGCGTACACCGGGAAGATCGGCGATTGAAACTGGTATAAATAATGGCGAATGGTACAATAGCGCTTGGGATAAAACGCACGATATTTCTATCACTGGACAATATGAATTAACAAATAAATGGTCTTTCGGCACCAATTTTATTTTCCAAACGGGTATCCCAACAACATATCCCGAAGGACAATATAGCTACAACGGGGTGGTAGTACCGGTTTACGAAGCCCGAAATAAAAGTCGCCTCTCAACATTTAATCGTCTAGATTTGTCTGCCACGTGGACCCCAAAACCCGAAAGCACTAAGCGTTGGAAAGGCGAATGGGTTTTCAGCATCTATAATGTATATAACAGAAAAAATGCAGCGTCTATAAGTTTTAGGGAGAATACTGATATTCGCCAAAATGAAGCGGTTCGACTTTCAATTTTCGGAATAATTCCATCGGTAACTTATAATTTTAAATTTTAA
- a CDS encoding DUF4249 domain-containing protein, whose translation MKKLFIFIIFFGIFSSCEDVIEVELNEAPPRLVIEANCNKNIDEEQVQATVRLTTTKPFFGNENTEIADAEVKIITEEGFIINLEYFNNGRYSATFPIEAEKEYTLEIVHQGETYSATEVLYNVSPLEFVEQRNDGGFTGEDIELKVFFTDPADQRNFYFFEGLSEKGDVLDVYNDEFFDGNTIFGYFLVDDLAPEDQVQFNIYGVSQAYYNFMFILLQQTSDQGGGPFETQPATVRGNIVNETNPDNYPLGYFRISEVSTLNYTVQ comes from the coding sequence ATGAAGAAGCTATTTATTTTTATAATTTTCTTCGGAATTTTTTCTTCCTGTGAAGACGTTATTGAAGTTGAACTTAATGAAGCTCCTCCCAGATTAGTTATAGAAGCAAATTGTAATAAAAATATTGATGAAGAACAAGTTCAAGCAACTGTGAGATTAACGACAACAAAACCGTTTTTCGGAAATGAAAACACAGAAATTGCAGATGCGGAGGTAAAGATTATTACGGAAGAAGGATTTATTATAAATCTTGAATATTTTAACAATGGGAGGTATTCTGCCACTTTTCCGATAGAAGCTGAAAAAGAATACACCTTGGAAATTGTACACCAAGGCGAAACATATAGCGCAACTGAAGTACTGTATAATGTTTCACCATTAGAATTTGTGGAACAGCGAAATGATGGCGGATTTACGGGAGAAGATATTGAACTAAAAGTATTTTTTACAGATCCGGCTGACCAAAGAAATTTCTACTTTTTTGAAGGGCTATCTGAAAAAGGTGATGTTTTAGACGTTTATAATGATGAATTTTTTGACGGAAATACGATTTTTGGATATTTTTTGGTTGACGATTTAGCGCCAGAGGACCAAGTACAATTTAATATTTACGGTGTAAGTCAAGCATATTACAACTTTATGTTTATTCTTTTACAACAAACCAGCGACCAAGGCGGTGGCCCTTTTGAAACACAGCCTGCAACCGTTCGAGGCAATATTGTAAACGAAACTAATCCGGATAACTATCCTTTGGGATATTTTAGAATTTCTGAAGTTTCTACGCTTAATTATACAGTACAGTAA
- the murQ gene encoding N-acetylmuramic acid 6-phosphate etherase, with product MDFTKTTEQDSKYNHLEKMSVSELLQNINNEDKTVAYAVENALPQIESLTNEVVNKLKNGGRLFYIGAGTSGRLGILDASECPPTFGVPHELVIGLIAGGDSAIRKAVEFAEDSERHGWKDLQKENITDKDFVIGIAASGTTPYVIGALKKCHENNISTGCITCNAGSPLANTAQYPVVVVVGAEFVTGSSRMKAGTAQKLVLNMVSTAAMVQLGKVKGNKMIDMQLSNNKLVDRGVRMIMSELRISENEAQRLLEKYKNVRNVINNFKNE from the coding sequence ATGGATTTTACAAAAACCACTGAGCAGGATTCAAAATACAACCATTTGGAAAAAATGAGTGTCTCTGAACTGCTTCAAAATATAAACAACGAGGATAAAACCGTTGCCTATGCTGTAGAAAATGCACTTCCCCAAATTGAATCGCTCACTAACGAAGTAGTTAATAAATTAAAGAACGGCGGAAGGTTATTTTACATCGGTGCAGGCACCAGCGGTCGATTAGGTATTTTGGACGCCAGTGAATGCCCACCAACCTTCGGTGTACCTCACGAATTGGTTATAGGTTTAATAGCAGGGGGCGATTCGGCCATTCGCAAAGCTGTAGAATTTGCCGAAGATTCGGAAAGACATGGTTGGAAAGACCTTCAGAAAGAAAACATTACCGATAAGGATTTTGTAATTGGTATCGCTGCTTCCGGTACAACACCTTATGTTATTGGCGCCTTAAAAAAGTGTCACGAAAACAATATTTCTACCGGGTGTATAACCTGTAACGCTGGTAGCCCATTAGCCAATACAGCACAATATCCAGTGGTTGTAGTAGTAGGTGCTGAGTTTGTAACTGGAAGTTCACGAATGAAAGCTGGCACAGCTCAAAAGTTAGTTTTAAATATGGTTTCTACAGCAGCAATGGTTCAATTAGGCAAAGTGAAGGGAAACAAAATGATTGATATGCAGCTAAGTAACAATAAGCTGGTAGATCGTGGAGTGAGAATGATTATGAGCGAATTACGCATTTCAGAAAATGAAGCACAAAGGCTTTTGGAAAAATATAAAAATGTTCGAAACGTTATAAATAATTTTAAAAATGAGTAA
- a CDS encoding DUF6095 family protein: MSKTHTNFDLLKKGLKFLAFALPLLFLSPYLITLSFLNKETFMLFVFLFFGVIAGAGAIFLLFKGINTIMSAIFYK; the protein is encoded by the coding sequence ATGAGTAAAACACACACAAATTTCGATTTACTAAAAAAGGGTTTAAAGTTTTTAGCATTTGCGCTACCCTTGTTGTTTTTGAGCCCTTATTTAATCACTTTATCATTTTTAAATAAAGAAACCTTTATGCTATTTGTATTTCTTTTCTTCGGAGTAATAGCTGGAGCGGGAGCTATCTTCCTCCTTTTTAAAGGTATCAATACAATTATGAGCGCCATTTTCTACAAATAG